The following are encoded together in the Juglans microcarpa x Juglans regia isolate MS1-56 chromosome 2D, Jm3101_v1.0, whole genome shotgun sequence genome:
- the LOC121248080 gene encoding cellulose synthase-like protein E6 yields MEKNHRLPLYATKSAKARIAFQLFALSLFVGICFIFVYRVSNIPSEEEAGRWVWIGLFLSELWFCFYWFMTVVVRWNPIYRCTFKDRLSIRYEEILPDIDIFICTADPMIEPPAMVINTVLSVMAYDYPPQKLNVYLSDDGGSDLTFYAMVEASSFSKIWLPFCKKFKVEPRSPEAYFRTAVLEPLEDPVKAKEWSSIKKSYEGMKKRIETTTKLGRISEEISKQHKGFREWNLVASRRDHQTILQILIDGKDPKAVDIEGQPLPTLVYLAREKRPQYHHNFKAGAVNALIRVSSRISNGPIILILDCDMYSNNSESVRDAVCFFMDEEKGHEVGFVQFPQSFENLTKNDVYGSSLNVISRVEILGFDGNGGPCFIGTGCFHRRNALCGQKYGDQECKANWKGWNDIKIEESASVLEDTSKVLASCTYEEKCAQWGNEVGLKYGCPVEDVITGLAIQCRGWRSIYFSPERKGFLGLAPTTLLQTLVQHRRWSEGDFQILVSRYCPLVYGYKKIPLKLQLSYCPYLLWAPNCLATLYYVAVPSLCLLRGIPLFPKISSAWVLPFAFVIIVHRAYSLGEFVWCGGTLQGWWNEQRMWLFKRISSYFFAFIDNILKLMGFTDSAFAITAKVAESDVSQRYEQELMEFGASSPMFTIIATVALLNAFCFVGGMKRVVMDMQIWFSNPFTLQILLCALLVIINLPVYQGLFLRKDKGRMPTSVTQWSLMFAALACALACY; encoded by the exons ATGGAAAAAAACCATCGTCTTCCGCTTTATGCGACAAAGTCAGCAAAGGCACGTATTGCTTTCCAATTATTTGCACTTTCACTCTTCGTGGGTATATGCTTCATCTTTGTATATAGAGTGAGCAACATACCATCAGAAGAAGAAGCCGGAAGATGGGTTTGGATAGGATTGTTTCTCTCAGAGCTTTGGTTTTGCTTTTATTGGTTTATGACTGTAGTTGTCCGGTGGAATCCCATCTACCGTTGCACTTTCAAAGATAGGCTCTCCATCag ATACGAAGAGATCTTACcggacatagacatattcataTGCACCGCGGATCCCATGATAGAACCACCAGCGATGGTGATCAACACGGTTCTATCAGTCATGGCTTATGACTATCCACCACAAAAGCTTAACGTTTATCTCTCCGACGATGGTGGTTCGGATTTGACGTTCTACGCAATGGTAGAGGCCTCAAGTTTCTCAAAGATTTGGCTTCCCTTTTGCAAGAAATTCAAGGTAGAACCAAGATCGCCGGAAGCTTATTTTCGAACAGCTGTACTTGAGCCACTTGAGGATCCTGTCAAGGCCAAGGAGTGGTCCTCCATTAAG AAATCATATGAAGGCATGAAGAAACGGATTGAAACCACCACAAAGCTAGGCCGAATTTCAGAAGAAATAAGCAAACAACACAAGGGATTCAGAGAGTGGAATTTGGTCGCAAGCCGACGTGATCATCAAACCATTCTTCAA ATACTTATCGATGGGAAAGACCCCAAGGCTGTAGACATTGAAGGACAACCTTTGCCTACTTTGGTATACTTAGCACGTGAAAAGAGACCACAATACCACCACAACTTCAAAGCAGGAGCCGTGAATGCACTG ataagGGTGTCGTCGAGGATAAGCAATGGCCCCATAATTCTTATTTTGGACTGCGACATGTATTCAAACAATTCGGAGTCAGTGAGGGATGCTGTGTGTTTTTTCATGGATGAAGAGAAGGGTCACGAAGTTGGGTTCGTACAGTTTCCACAGTCCTTCGAGAACCTTACGAAGAACGATGTCTACGGCAGTTCCTTGAACGTAATATCGAGG GTGGAGATTCTAGGATTTGACGGGAATGGAGGACCATGCTTTATTGGTACTGGGTGCTTTCACAGAAGAAACGCTCTTTGTGGACAGAAGTATGGTGATCAGGAATGCAAGGCAAATTGGAAGGGATGGAATGACATTAAAATAGAAGAGAGTGCGAGTGTCCTAGAAGATACTTCCAAAGTCCTTGCAAGTTGTACCTATGAAGAGAAGTGCGCCCAATGGGGAAAcgag GTGGGTCTGAAATATGGCTGTCCAGTGGAAGATGTCATAACAGGACTAGCTATACAATGTCGAGGTTGGCGATCCATCTATTTCAGTCCAGAAAGGAAGGGCTTTCTAGGACTTGCGCCCACTACATTACTGCAGACACTTGTACAGCACAGAAGATGGAGTGAAGGTGATTTTCAGATCTTGGTCTCAAGGTACTGTCCCCTTGTGTATGGGTATAAAAAGATTCCCCTCAAACTTCAACTTTCCTATTGTCCCTATTTGTTATGGGCTCCGAACTGCTTGGCCACACTGTATTATGTTGCAGTACCATCCTTGTGCCTGCTTAGGGGCATCCCCTTGTTTCCTAAG ATTTCAAGCGCATGGGTGCTACCATTCGCATTCGTCATCATTGTCCACCGGGCATACAGTCTTGGAGAATTTGTTTGGTGTGGGGGCACATTACAAGGTTGGTGGAATGAACAAAGGATGTGGCTCTTCAAAAGAATCAGTTCATACTTCTTTGCCTTCATTGACAACATCCTAAAACTTATGGGATTTACGGACTCAGCCTTCGCCATCACGGCAAAGGTGGCTGAAAGTGATGTGTCGCAGAGATATGAGCAGGAGCTCATGGAATTCGGTGCTTCTTCCCCAATGTTTACCATTATAGCAACAGTGGCGTTGCTAAACGCATTCTGTTTTGTTGGAGGAATGAAGAGGGTAGTTATGGATATGCAAATTTGGTTTTCAAACCCATTTACGTTGCAGATTCTTCTTTGTGCTCTCTTGGTTATTATCAACCTCCCTGTTTATCAAGGTCTCTTCCTCAGGAAAGACAAGGGCAGGATGCCAACTTCAGTAACACAATGGTCACTTATGTTTGCGGCTTTGGCTTGTGCATTAGCCTGTTATTAA